From the Penaeus monodon isolate SGIC_2016 chromosome 3, NSTDA_Pmon_1, whole genome shotgun sequence genome, the window tagagaaacatgtgcgtatgtgtgtgtgtagttatatgcacatttgtatgcatgtgtgtgtgtgtgtgtgtgtgtgtgtgtgtgtgtgtgtgtgtgtgtgtgtgtgtgtgtgtgtgtgtgtgtgtgtgacaacaatacatatgcgtgtgtatattcaacacacacatatacacacacacaaacacacacacacacacacatacgtgtgtgttaatatgaatatggatagatagattgacagaaatCGGAGTCCGTTGAATCTACGGTAGATTTAACAACGAGTATTTCTGCGAACTAACATTCCATTTAGTCATACTTTGAATAAGTGCTGTTGAGGAAGACCATATGGAACTGCTGGGAGACGATATATTTGGGACTGATTTTTAAGAACTTTCCCTAACAAGTTTAACTGATAATGAGGTTCCAGTGGTTTACATTTAGAATGTTTAACATTGAGgcgttgtgtttgtgcgtggcaGCGGAACTACATCAAATTAATAAGCTCTGCTATTGATATGTATTTTGTGCAGTGTCTATATGACTatcttcacaatttttttttcttcttatcgaATCATAAAGAAATTACATGTAAACTATCCCTTGTTCATTTGAATGGTTTTACATATTTTAGCATATCAAAAGTGCAAAGGAGTGTGCCGCTAAAGGTCCTAGCTGTTGGCGCTGGTTAGGATCTTAAATAGTCaaataattagtgtgtgtgtgtgtgtgtatgtgtgtgtgtgtgtgtgtgtgtgtgtgtgtgtgtgtgtgtgtgtgtgtgtgtgtgtgtatgtgtgtgtgtgtcaaaatacAGCTTCAACACAGACCTTCCAAACATCTATGTTTATGTAATATCACCTGAAGGAGGGGGTCTCGGTAGAATCAAGGTTAACTTGCTGGGATGATATTCGCTGACGTCAGTACGTGGGCGGAGTCTTTTCTGGACATTTGTATAAAAGAAAGGACTTTCCCTGTCTTCGCCAGTCTTTCTGTAGTTTTATCACATTCTTATTCTGAAAACATGGTACTCAAAGTATGTACCTTTTGTTATGTATTTGTTGTGAAAAATGTGGTCATCTCATTCTTCTGCAAAAGCAATTCACTCCttttctagaatatatatatatatatatatatatatatatatatatatatatatatatatatatatactctagaaGTTAATTGATCCAAAGCTGGTCATAGAAAGAGTCAAAACAAGTATACTAAAGTAATTTTTACTTTCTGAATATGTAGCTCTCGCTAATGGTATGTACATATCGTCCGGCAGGTATTAACACTGGCCTCCCTTGTGGTTGCCGCCTTCGCACTTCCTGATAGCCACCCTACGTATGGTTACCCCGCTCCCACACCCGCTTATGCTCCAgctaagtacgacttcaactacgccgtAAACGACCCACCATCTGGTAACGACTTCGGACATCAGGAAGCCCGTGATGGAGACAACACACAGGGATCCTACTATGTCCtgcttcccgacggtcgtctccAGAGGGTCACCTACAATGTGAACGGAGATTCCGGTTACGTGGCTGATGTCACCTACGAGGGAGAAGCTCAGTATCCCACTCCACAGACTTCCTATGGGCCTCCTCAGCCTTCCTATAAGCCACCCACCCCCTCTTATGCTTAAGACATGTTAGTCAGGAAATAATTAAGGCTGTCTACCAAGGATATTTATTGATCTCGGATCTTTGTAAATATGAATTATTAAACAAGCATACTTCTTTTTGGTTTTGAATGTACCTTAATAGACCTGAGGTTGCTAAAATTTTAAGATTCATACGTTCTccgaacaagaataaaaaagtatgaaaggAAGACAATGATTTTGTTTGTCTAGTACTAATTTTGCTTATCTCGGTTATATTTTATGACATtgaatatcaaaacaaaaacactttgGGTCTATGCTTTTTGTGTAGTTAATATCTCATTTTAATGTTCAGTCCATATTATGTGAACAAACCCAGCGATCAACCTAAGCAGATGAAAACCATATAGATTTTCGTTGTACACAAATCACTGTCACTAGTTTGAATCTACCCTTCCCCTGTTTTAAGCCCAGAGCTGCTGAGTACATCTACCGTCAGATGTATTTCAGTTTTGTGAATTTATTTACAAATGGATGACTTCACTAGTCCTCAAGTCACCAGAGGAAGTCAATCAGTAGACTCTACGTGACTTCACCTTTTACCTACATTACatgaattttcgtttttttttttttttttttctttttcttttttttgtctgatgcCATTGGTACTGGTGTTATTATTAATGGCAGTATAATCATTATGTCATcactataatacaaataattgtgAAAAATAGAAACGTTTCTGAgccatttatatgtaaacatgATCAATAAACTAAATTCACTGTGAACATGAGATGTATGTACATGGCATCCCCAGTACGGTATTCTGTTGAGCTCCAGTAGGTTAAGAAATCTACTTGACCTTCCCCTAAATCTTTAAATACGAAGAGTTGGGCATTCTTTAGTATGAAGTTGGTATGCATGAATCTAAAACCCATTCATCCACCAGGAGGGTCACTACTGAAAGTGACCTACTGTCTCTTAACCACAGGCAACCCACACATGATCTTTCACCACAGTTGGTCAGTTACCTTTCATGCAATCCTGATTCTGTTCGCAAACCAGTTTGATAAAATGAAACTTGACCAATTGTATAGCACCGCTCACTGCATATAGCTTCTTGAATTGCGGTTCCACAAATAAAAATTCCCTGCATCATATAATGGTTGACTGAAGTACAGAGACTTCTATTTCATGGTCTAAAGTAACTTATTTTTAGTAATTAGAAAGGAATCGAAAATCTTTACATTTCAAATAATGAGGTCAGAGTGAAAACAGTTTAGAAAagttgtatgattatatatgtgtgtgtgtgtgtgtgtggtgcgcgtatacatatatatatatatatatatatatatatatatatatatatatatatatatatataatacataatctatatatgttcGTGTTATACATTCATTTGTACTTTtcctccacataaaaaaaaaaaaatatgtgtgcgtgGATGGTTGGATGTATGGgtggagctatatatatataaatatagatataatgtagatatataaatgtatatcatattgtatgcgtatacatatatatgtatgtgtgcatgtatataagatatatgtatgtatgtatataagatatatatgtatgtatgtgtgtatatatgatgcatgtgtatgtgtataaactgCATCATCTCATAATGACGTAGAATATTAGTACTTCTTTAGAGATGGTAAAGTGAGTAAATTCTTCGTTTCAATGTTTCATTAACACAGTTCTTTAGATTAAGCTCAACAAACTACAATTCTGGCACAAAAGCATCTATATTTCCCAGAGGGTAAAATGTAACTACTTATGGGTGTTAATCTTCATGCTATAATGATGTCACTTATATCTACATTAGATTTTTCGTGATAGCATCAGTGCAAAGAGCAAGATGTGTAAGATCCGGTAAATATCTGTTATCCCTTAccatttgttttaatcattatttgatatcattaGCTATTCGTGCGTGTCGTGAATTGTAAATAATTTCAATTAATGTATCATTATAAACTAACCTGAAAAACTATGCTTGCATAACGTCGCAGGGGAAAACTCGCTCGGAAGAAGAATCAAGGTCAACTTGTTTTCAATCCATTTCTTGGCGTCATGACATGGGCGGAGTTTTTCTTGgacacacatataaaagataggattctttctgtcttcctcagTCTTCCTATAGTCTTATCACATTTCACCTGACAACATGACATTCAAGGTATGTAAATGATTTTGTGTTTACTGGATATCGGATATCTTCGTTGCAGATCTGTCacaaataatataactatacgGGAGATTTATGTCTACAGAGTACTCTGCTATCACTgtattctacttttattttttatttgttgaactttgttatatcatttatttattagttatcgTTTTTACATGACTAAATAGAAatttgtagaaaagatatgaatgacaataaataacttcacaatacaagagatctattttaccggtttcgattatatcttcgtcagaaagatgtatttctgaaaaaaaaactataatcgaACCCGTTCAAATACATCTCCTTATTGTGATGgcattcatcctcattatttacatttgtcaacatgaataaatagaaattCAATGGTCATACGAGGAGTACGCTTAACCAAACGTGGTTAGAAGGGAGGAGTTTTACATCTGCTTCTTTTCTCACATGGTGAAGAATGTTAAAcagcattaacaaaaaaattgtttGCAGGTCTACCCTACAATGTAAATATTGCATAATTGTGTACTGCAGGCATTTGTACTGGCCGCCATTGTGGTCGCCGCTATCGCCCTTCCTGATAGTCAACCTACATATGGATACCCTGCCCCTACTCCCGCCTATGCAcctgccaagtacgacttcaactacgctGTAAACGACCCACCATCTGGTAACGACTTCGGACATCAGGAAGCCCGTGATGGAGACAAcacacagggatcctactacgtccttcttcccgacggtcgtcttcAGAGGGTGACCTACAATGTGAACGGAGATTCCGGTTACGTGGCTGATGTCACCTACGAGGGAGAGGCTCTGTACCCCACCCCAAAGGCCTCCTATGGGCCTCCCCAGCCTTCTTACAAACCGCCTACCCCCTCCTATGCTTAAATGTTAAATTATATCACATTAGCAACTGATATTTCTAGACATTTTATTCTACCCTCAATATCAATTTCACACTAACGTTTTGAATACCTATATGCTACGATaagtttaaaagataataatgataaaataaaatgaatatataaaaaatatctgtgcattatatatatatatatatatatatatatatatatatatatatatatatatatatatatatatatatatattacagctgcgtatatacatatacatatgtgtatatacaatacacacacatagatatatacatgtgtgggtgtgtatgaacatatatatatatatttatttatttatttatttatttatttatttatttatttatttatttttttatttatttattattcatttatttatttatttatatttatgaaatatatatatatacattacacgtgtgtgtgaatatgaatagagatagatatatagactgacagaaagatagataaatatcggATTCATAGAATATACGGTAAAATTGATAAGTATTCCTGCGAACTATCATTCCACCTGGTCAGACTTTGATCAAGTGCTTGTTGATGAAGATCATGTGGAACTGCTAGGACATATTTTGGACTCGTATTTAAGACCTTTGCCTAACAAGTTCAATTAATAATGAGTTTCCAGTGATTTACATTCAGAATGTTTAACATGaaggtgttgtgtttgtgcgtgacaGAGGAACGGCATCAAATTAATCATCTCTGCTGTTGATTtttgtgcagtatatatatatatatatatatatatatatatatatatatatatatatatatatacatatatatacatatatgtatgtatgtatgtatatgtgtgtatgcctgcatgtatgtatatgtgtgtatgcatatttatgtatatatagatttttttttcgaataatgaAAGATACATGTAAACTTGTCCGTTGTTCTTTCAGCTAATAAATCTTATAATACTCAAATTCTTGTAATTTGTTCTATCTGATTTTAGCTCATCATTACATGTGGAACTATGAAATAAATATCAGTGTATTTATAAGCAGAATTACCTTAATGGTTTTACATATTTTAGCATATTAAAAGTGCAAAGGAATGCGCCGCAAAAAGGCTTAGCTTTGGGCTCGCATTATGATTTTAAATAGTCAAACAATTAGGAAGATGAGGGCGGAGGCATCTAAGGGCGTCTTATTTACGCGCCATTAAAGTTAATCCAGTATTAGTTTAAACCAGATCTCAAAGGCGCAAGCGCAGTGGCAGCGTCGAGGATTAAAttcaattgaaataaaaaaattaatcctGTACATGCACAGAACGAGTTAGTTAATCATGTACTGATACGTAAAGACAACGTCATCAACTCCTTAGAAAAGATGGAGTTaagttgccattaatatttatgataaacaataaggaaacaaattctgacattttcatgtcaaagatgtatgtgaaaattcatcaatatacatttttatatgttgtgGGAT encodes:
- the LOC119589649 gene encoding pro-resilin-like, with the protein product MVLKVLTLASLVVAAFALPDSHPTYGYPAPTPAYAPAKYDFNYAVNDPPSGNDFGHQEARDGDNTQGSYYVLLPDGRLQRVTYNVNGDSGYVADVTYEGEAQYPTPQTSYGPPQPSYKPPTPSYA
- the LOC119589660 gene encoding pro-resilin-like yields the protein MTFKAFVLAAIVVAAIALPDSQPTYGYPAPTPAYAPAKYDFNYAVNDPPSGNDFGHQEARDGDNTQGSYYVLLPDGRLQRVTYNVNGDSGYVADVTYEGEALYPTPKASYGPPQPSYKPPTPSYA